The window AAAAACCATTACATCTTAATTTTGATCTCCCACATTTgcatcttttctttgttggaTCATTTCTCTAATGTTGTTCTCACTCTCCTTCAAGCTTCGCTCCAAGTACGCCTTTGTTCCCTTTAAGGGGTGGGTTTTGTAAATGTTATATATTAATGTACAAAATCTTAAATAAATTGGTAGAGATCCTAACCTCAAGAGTTTTAACCTTTTCTTCACAGCCTTTGATTTTATTATCAAGGTTCATGCGGGCTTCAGTTACTTCCTTCAATACAAACATACGGCCCACACTTTCGTAAGTTTTTGTATCAGTAGGGAGCTGGCTTATTTCTTTGTCAGTAAGCTGGGCATGGGTCATACTTCTTTTGAGGGTCTCAATCTGAAGATCGGCCAATTTGAGCTTCTGTGATGTCTCAACCATCTTTTGTTGTAATTCGCCAAATGCcttataaaaaatgaaaattatacaTACTATAAAGTCATGGAAATTTATGATTATAGCTACTTTTTTAAGTTCTAGATCCATTTGTCCTTGTTTACTCATTTTTCTagtatttaaaataattacaGCCGGTAAGATTCAAGTGACAAGAGCAGAAGACAAATTTGAGGAGAAGAATGAACCGTAAACCAAAGCTAAGCAAACTTTTACGcttgaaacaaataaaagcgACATTTGTTTATTCCTCCCTCCCTATCcaattgtttctttaattaaaaattattttatttaggtaGAATTtccattattttaaaaatttacttgaGTAAAATCAACGTGGTGGCGTCATAGCTTCCGTTGTTTAGTACGCAAAAATTGCAGACGATTGTATTGCAACGTGCACGACTGAGATTGAGAATGAGCAATTTCATTTAGTGtagaaatttgtttaaaaataatgtCGACAGGGGCTCTTTGTGAAACTCCGGGTTGTAATCTAGAAGCTCGGCTTCAATGCCCCACTTGCCTAAAGCTTGGCATCAAAGGTTCCTTTTTTTGCACACAAGAATGTTTCAAGGATAACTGGAATGTACATAAGAGTGtccacaaaaaagaaacagtggCAGAGCCTGTCACTTATAACCCTTGGCCTGGCTATCCATTTACTGGTATGCAGTATGCATTGAAAGTCTTCTTCTAATAATCTTCTTTCAACCTATTTGGTTTTAGGGACTCTGCGTCCATTTCCTCAGACACCAAAACGTATTATTCCTCCACATATTGAAAGGCCAGATTATGCTGATCATCCGGAAGGGCATCCTCTTGGGGAACAATCTGCTAGAGGCAGTTCATACATTAAGGCATTAAGtgatgaagagaaagaaggaatGAAAGTTGTTTGCAAAGTAAGAATCTattaattttactttaaatttgttaTTAATTAGTTCTGTTCCAGCTTGGAAGGGAAATTTTGGAAGAAGCAGCCAATGCAGTTGCTGTAGGAGTGACAACAGATGAAATTGACAGAATTGTCCATGAAGCTTGTGTGGAAAGGGAGTGCTATCCATCACCATTAAATTATTATGAGTTCCCAAAATCTTGTTGCACTTCTATAAATGAAGTCATCTGCCATGGAATACCTGATTTACGACCTATGCAGAATGGAGACATTTGCAACAGTAAGgctaattttgattttggtttgGTAAGACTATGttcatttaaatatttttactagTTGATGTCACGGCGTATCACCGGGGATTCCATGGAGACCTCAATGAAACTTTGTTCGTCGGCCAAGTTAGCGAACCTGCCAAAAAACTTGTACAAGTAACCTGGGAATGTCTCGAGAAAGCAATGGAAATCGGTACGTTGCGTCATGTAACTTCTACTGCAACTTTCAGAAGCATTAAAGTACTCAAATTACACAATTCTACAGTGAAACCAGGTGTCAAGTATCGCGAAGTGGGCGCCGTTATTCAAAAACATGCCCAAAGCCACGGCTTTTCTGTCGTACGGAGCTATTGCGGACACGGCATTCATCAGCTTTTTCATACAGCACCCAATGTCCCTCATTATGCAAGTATGTTCTTTGATACCTAGCTTTGCTGAAGCCGCGTTTGTAGAATGAATCACTAATTTACTTTCGTTTTCGCAGAAAATAAAGCCGTTGGGGTTATGAAACCCGGTCACTGTTTTACAATTGAGCCAATGATATCAGAAGGTAACTATTGAGTTGCAGCTCTCATACAGATTGTTATCCATTGGCGTTCTGGAAATTTAACCAAACCAATATCATTTAATGCTTCATAGGGGTATGGAAGGATGAGCAATGGCCGGATAACTGGACCGCCGTTACCCAAGACGGAAAACTTTCTGCCCAATTCGAGCACACGATGCTCGTGACAGAAACCGGTGTCGATGTTCTTACCCGACGCTTGGTAAAGGATGGATTGCCTTATTTCATGACCAGCCAGTAAGGTATAATGACCGATCACGTCCATGCTTGAGCATGACGGGAGTGAAATACATGcggtatttaaaaaagaaaaggaaacaaataaaaaaaaagaaataaataatggaCACAGGCCGGATCTCTTGCAGCCACAACATGTGTCTTGGCATGGTTTGGCATAGAAGATATTTTCTGTAGAGGTTTCCTCCTAGAAAAGGTTGGTAGTCTTTCGTAACATTCTGCGTAGGCATGATTGCCTATCAAACCTTCCTGTCGAATCGCAGACACAAAGAAATCGGACAAATCAAACAGATCAATCATCGATGAATCATGGATTCAGAATGCTAGAAACGAATCGACTGCACATGTTTCACATTGCGTTTCGGACGTTTTCTTTAGCTGTTCTGTCTCCCAAATTGATTTTGCAATGTAAACGTCAAATCACTGTCAATCCTTGATATCGGTCCGACGATGTTTTGGTTATTTGACTTCCAAGGTTTGTACGAGACACTAGACAGgtggaaaaaaatgtacgtCATTCTACTGACGGGTAAGATGGCAACGAGTAACTCTCGTTTCATATCAGTACCCTGTGGAAGTCATACCTCTTTTAGGTgaatgaagcaaaaaataatatgtaataatattttttttcttcatactTCCTCCGCACGCTATCATTCTTTTCACCTGGGTTGAAGTCTAATTCATCCTTGTCTTTGAATATGTTTTATCCGCGTTTCAAGtgttattaaatttacaattaGCTTGGTTTGAAAGCACTTGAAATGGAGGAATTTAAGGAAATCGTGCATGAAAGTCAAGTACGAAGTCTATTTCAACCATGTCATTTTACGAATTTAGACAATTCTTTGCAAGATATCTAATTTCGGTATGGCATAGTTTGAGAAGTATCTTGACGTTATTTTGTTCCATTTGCCTGGTCAGTCTCGTTTCAGGAATATGCTGTCACCGTTGATGTTAAGGATTCTGACAGTACTTCACTATCGTATGAATAATGCAAATTTGATAGGCTGCAATGATTGGTTCTACCAATACCGGGGCTGATATCAATCTTGTAGAGCGatgatgtatttttttgtcCCACAAGATAGTCCTAGTTCATTTTAATGGCAAGGACAAAGTTTACCATAAAAAACCATTCGTCGGCATGTTGGGACACAGTCCTTCGTTGTCTTTTAAGAAGACAATGGCATGTTCCCTATTGCATTTGTACAAGCATTCTTTGATTGCGGCCATCATCCTTATCGCATGCTTTCCTAGTTATGTCCGCTCCAGAGATATCAGTAGCATCTTGAATGGCCAACACTTGCGAATAGCTTCACTAGACGTAAGGTGAATATGAATTTTTCTATAGATTTGGTGATTAACTGTTTTCAATTGTAAATTAGGTGAGGCCTTACATGTTTATTGATCGCAGTGGAAACCAAAGCCGAGCGGATGGTATCGTTTACCAAATCATCGTCTGGCTTTCCATTCGCAACAATTTCACGTAACAATCATTTCGCTGTAATGATGTTAGCGCATATTTCACAACTAAAGACATCTTTTGGTCAAATAGATTTTCCCTGGATTTACCGCTTGATGGAACGTTTGGAGCATTGGTGAATGGCACTTGGAACGGCATGATTGGCATGGCCATCAACAAGGTAAATCACATTTGATTGCCGACTTACGATAGTTTGCGAAACATTTTTCGAATTAAAAACATGGTTTTTCCACCCACCGTTAAATAGCAAGTAGAATTGATTGCAGCTCCAGTTGTGCCTTCGCTTGATCGCGCTCGGGTGCTCGACTTCACAACGACGTTCTCCGAAGAACCAATGTGCTGCCTTATCCCAGCGCCGGAAGCAGACCTCAACTCCTTGTCGGGGATTGTGAAACCATACAATACTTATGTAGGTTATATCTCCTATGTTGTGTGTCTCATTGGTATCAAAGATTGAACataatctttattttattttacaggtATGGCTTTTAATCATATTTTCGATGCTTTGTGTTGCTCTCGCCACTTGGCTTACATCCGAGTTTGGCCCAATTCATCAAAGCTTAAACGGGATCTCCGATAAACGTCGTCGTCGTGGATACAAAGAAATGTCCCTAACCGAACATTTCTATGCAATCTTTGCAATTATCTGCCTTCAACGtaatcaatttcaaatttaggTTTTTCATAGTTCAGTGTCTGacatggttttctttttgaatatgGAATAGCCAAAGACATGTCGACTCATTCTCCCAATTCGAGTCCGATTGTTTTGTCGGTGTGGTGTTTGGCTTGCGTCGTACTGGTTTACCTGTACACAGGTGTCCTCATCTCTTATTTAACTATACCCAAGATGCGCCCGATTGTTGAAACAGTTGAAGAACTGGCAGAATCCACTAGACTTCAAGTAGTTGCTATAAAGAATTCGATTTTCGAATCGACGTTATTGGTAGGCtaagttttcttctttttatagcTTTGTATTTCTAACACTGTGACATCTTTGGCTTTTTACTGAATTAGCAAAGCACGACAGGACCATTAAAAACATTGGGAAACCAGCTTCGCCAACACCCCGAAAACAGTTTATCTGGCGAATATTACAATTTGAAGCTGTTGTTGCAAAAAGCTTTGCTCGGACGATTCGGAATCATGATGGTAATAAAGTATATATTGTTTTTATGTGAGCATATACCATCCTTTAGCGTGTCGTTTCAGAGCAAGGCTCAAGCGGAAACGTTGATGAAATTAGACTGGAACTCGAAAAATATGAAGAAATGTCGTTTAAGCATCATGCGAGAAAAAATCTTATCGACTAGATTCTGCTTCGCGCTCCCAAAATCTTCTCCTTATACCAACGTGATTGATAAAGGGTATGTACAGACTAATTCATCTTATTACCCGTGGTAGCCGCAATAACGTTGATCTCCCTTATTGGAAATTTTCTGTTATAAACGAAGCATCATCGCAATGTACGACGTGGGGTTGATTGATTATTGGAAGAATCATTCCCCTGGCTCATTCGCGAATCGCTGTGATgcaaataacagaaaaatggCCATGaccaacgaaaagaaaaagccactTTCGCTGACTAATTTGATTGGAGcgtttgttcttctttctattgGCATTTTAATcgcttttctctcttttctcgtTGAAATATGGATAGCCTCGAGTTTTCGGATGCTTTTCCATTCGCAAATTCGGAAAATATGGCATACTTAACTTACCAATTTCTTACCCTTAATGCTGTTGGTCTTTGGAAATAATTTTCGGATACCGTAGACTAGATaacgaaatttttcttgtCCAGAAAAGTTATGATTATTCATCAAGATGATATAGAGTCTTAAGACGTGAACTATGGGTTACATGTCGCATGTAAATTCAGTTTGCTTTTGACTGTATCGCTATTCTTGTCGCCCCAACCTCTGGCAAATTAATTTCCCAACGTCACATCTGATTTTCGATAGTCATACCGGCTGCATATCACGTATTGTTAATGAGAATATTGCAGACCCGATTGTAGAAAACCACATAGACTTGTCTCTTGTCAAACTGTCAAAATCTGGATATCATTGTACTTCATCAAAGATGACTAGATGAAGGGTTGACGCTGGCCACGGAGACGCATACAAACATGTTGCCAGGGACGACCAGTCTTTTGGAAATtgtttaatttgattttttatggGAAAGCAACATTGGTTATTGGGCTTATCTCACGTATATTAAAGCACACTAGATCTGCATAATTTTCTAAGTTGTATTGGAGAGAGGATGCAGGTTGGTTGGGTTGCCTCGAATTGCCGTTCAAGCTTGCCGCAATGTGGTTTTCTACATCATTTTTAGTTACCCTTGTCTTTGCCAGTAACtgcttacaatttttttcaacgccGGTAGTTGTCGAGTGCGCAAACGTTCGTTCTTTAGGTAGGCAGAAAACCACTGCCTTAAAtggacagttttttttttttttttttttttttttttttttttttttttttttttttttttttttttttttttattttttttttttttttagataagaCCTTACATGTATATTGAGCATGATCTAGAGGGACGAATTTCAAAGGTCAGAaacaatttctctttttcaaaatcattgttaattgtttttctacaATAATCTGCAGGTAGATGGGATCGCTTATCAGATAGTTCTTTGGCTATCAAAACGATTCAattttacgtaaaaaata of the Daphnia carinata strain CSIRO-1 chromosome 10, CSIRO_AGI_Dcar_HiC_V3, whole genome shotgun sequence genome contains:
- the LOC130701316 gene encoding methionine aminopeptidase 1-like, which produces MSTGALCETPGCNLEARLQCPTCLKLGIKGSFFCTQECFKDNWNVHKSVHKKETVAEPVTYNPWPGYPFTGTLRPFPQTPKRIIPPHIERPDYADHPEGHPLGEQSARGSSYIKALSDEEKEGMKVVCKLGREILEEAANAVAVGVTTDEIDRIVHEACVERECYPSPLNYYEFPKSCCTSINEVICHGIPDLRPMQNGDICNIDVTAYHRGFHGDLNETLFVGQVSEPAKKLVQVTWECLEKAMEIVKPGVKYREVGAVIQKHAQSHGFSVVRSYCGHGIHQLFHTAPNVPHYAKNKAVGVMKPGHCFTIEPMISEGVWKDEQWPDNWTAVTQDGKLSAQFEHTMLVTETGVDVLTRRLVKDGLPYFMTSQ
- the LOC130701330 gene encoding prefoldin subunit 1-like; translated protein: MSKQGQMDLELKKAFGELQQKMVETSQKLKLADLQIETLKRSMTHAQLTDKEISQLPTDTKTYESVGRMFVLKEVTEARMNLDNKIKGCEEKVKTLEGTKAYLERSLKESENNIREMIQQRKDANVGDQN
- the LOC130701297 gene encoding glutamate receptor 1-like; protein product: MLGHSPSLSFKKTMACSLLHLYKHSLIAAIILIACFPSYVRSRDISSILNGQHLRIASLDVRPYMFIDRSGNQSRADGIVYQIIVWLSIRNNFTFSLDLPLDGTFGALVNGTWNGMIGMAINKQVELIAAPVVPSLDRARVLDFTTTFSEEPMCCLIPAPEADLNSLSGIVKPYNTYVWLLIIFSMLCVALATWLTSEFGPIHQSLNGISDKRRRRGYKEMSLTEHFYAIFAIICLQPKDMSTHSPNSSPIVLSVWCLACVVLVYLYTGVLISYLTIPKMRPIVETVEELAESTRLQVVAIKNSIFESTLLQSTTGPLKTLGNQLRQHPENSLSGEYYNLKLLLQKALLGRFGIMMSKAQAETLMKLDWNSKNMKKCRLSIMREKILSTRFCFALPKSSPYTNVIDKGIIAMYDVGLIDYWKNHSPGSFANRCDANNRKMAMTNEKKKPLSLTNLIGAFVLLSIGILIAFLSFLVEIWIASSFRMLFHSQIRKIWHT